From the genome of Phoenix dactylifera cultivar Barhee BC4 chromosome 17, palm_55x_up_171113_PBpolish2nd_filt_p, whole genome shotgun sequence:
TGAGAGCATCAGCGACATGGTTCTCTGCATCCGGCCTATGTTTCAGCACGAACGTAAACTGCTGCAACACCTTGATCCATCTGGCATGTCGTGCAGTCAACTTCTTTTGGGAGTTGATGTGCTTCAGAGAATTGTGGTCAGTGTACATGACGAGTTGAAGGGTCTGGACCACAGCATAGAACTCGATGTCGTATGTGGAGTATCGAAGCTTGGCGTCATCGAGCTTCTTGCTGTAGAAGGCGATGGGATGACCTTCTTAGCTTAGAACTCCACCAATTCTGATGTGGGATGCGTCCCAAGCAACCTCAAATACTTGATCAAAATCTGGAAGTCGAAGAATTGAGGCTTGTGCTAGGAGTACCTTGATGTCTTTAAATGCTTTGGTGGCCGCCGAAGTCCAATGAAAGGAACAGCCCGCATACAATTTGTGATTGGGGCCATTATGCTGCTGAAGTTCCTTATGAAACTTCGGTAGAAggatgctagaccatggaagcTCCTCACCTCATGAATGTTGTGGAGTATAGGCCACTCTTGAAGACTTTAAACTTTTCTGGATCAGCAGAGACTCCATTAGCTGAAATTATGAAACCAAGGAAGGAAACTTGTGGCTCGGCAAAGAAGCACTTCTTCAAGTTGATATAAAGCTTTTCTGATCTGAGGGTGTGAAGCACGTGGTGAAGATGTTGCTGATGTTCTACACGGCTGTGACTGAAAATCAATatgtcatcaaaataaacaaCTACAAAGCGCCCAATGTACGGTTTCAGCACTTGATTCATGACTCGCATGAAGGTGTTTGGCGCATTAGAGAGACGAAAGGGCATAACCATCCATTCGAAGAGTCCATCCTTGGTCTTGAACGTTGTTTTCCACTCATCCCCAAGTCTGATTTTGATCTGGTGGTAGCCACTTCGAAGGTCCAACTTCAAGAAGATGATGGCTTTATGCAACAAATCCAGCATGTCGTCAAGCTGCGGGATCAAAAAATGGTACTTCACTGTAATCTTGTTGATTGTCCTGCTGTCcatgcacatcctccaagaaCCATCCTTCTTAGAAGTAAGTAGAGCCGGAATGGCACATGGGCTGAGGCTCTCTCGGATGAATCCCATGTCTAGCAACACCTGCACTTGGCGCTAGAGTTCATCATGCTCTCTTGGATTTAGCCGGTATGCAGGGAGATTTGGCAAGCTTGATCCGGGCACCAAGTCGATGGCGTGCTGGATATCCCTCATTGGAGGAAGCTCCTTGGGGAGTTCCTTAGGGGTCACATTAGAAAACTCATCTAGAATGGTTTTGAAATCAGCATGcacaacttctaaaaatttggaCTCAACATTTCTAGACACTAATGCATACATGACACCCGATTCTTGgctacaagcttcaaacttCCTCATGGTTAAAACCCTTtggattatcagattttcagaggtGAAATCATCAATCCTCAAAGGTTTTAATACAATTTTCTTATGGCCAACAAATAATGAATAACAATTGGTCCGTCCATCATACATAACACTACGATCATGCAGCCATGGCCTTCTaagaagaagatggcacgcCTTCATTGGAAGAACGTCGCACCATACTTCGTCTCGAAAGTCTTTTCCAAGAGAGAAGCTGATCATACATCTATATTTTACTAGAATAGAGGAATCTTCAATCCAACTTATCCGGTATGGTTTCGATGCAGTACCGATttcactttcagcttcttcagcACATCGTTGGAGACTATGTTCATGCAATTTCCACTATCAATGATTAGATTGAGGGACTTGTTGGCATGCTCCACGCAAGTGTGGAAGATGTTGGTGCCcctccaatcttcctccacaTTCTCCTTCTTGCAGCCCGTAAGAATCCGCCGAACAACACACACGGATAGATTTGATGCTTCCAACTCTACTACAGGGTTTTCTTCTTCATGTTCGTGATTTGCTTCACCATCTTCgttaccttcctcatctgcggCCTAAGGAGAAGGGAGAACCTCAGAGGGCTCTAGGAGTTCATCCTCCTCACAAACCAATGCGAATCGTTGGTCCTTGGTTGGGCAAACTACAACAAAGTGACCTCTACCGCCACACTTATAATATTCTATAGGGTTTGTCCTTGGCGGCATGGATTGGGGCATTGGTCCCTTGCCCTTTTCAAGGCTCCGTGGGGCACCTTTCTCCTGATGCATACCTCGATTAGCAGAGGCTTCAGATCTGAAAGAATGGGTGTTACCTCGAGGAAGAGGAGTTCCTCTCTCGCTGCTGCATTCGGGTAGCCGCTTTACAACCGGACCTTGCATGTTGCATCTATTCCGAAGTTGAGATTCCACAAGGAGGGCGAGCTGGTATGCCTCCTCTAAACTGAATATGCGAGCCGTTAGTAGCTCCCTCCTAATGTCATCCCTCAGCCCGAATCGATACCGAGTAGGGACTGCCGCTCCGATTCCGAGATGTTGCTGCGAATTGTCAATTCATTAAAATGAGCGGTGTAGTCTTCAACGGAAGAACTTTCTTGGCAAAGTTTCAGAAGCTCTTCAAAGAGTGTCTCCTCATTAGAGGtgatcacgggccttctggcccgcccagcccgcccagcccggcccgaaatttttcgggcttgggcattgAAAAAAGGCCCATTGGTCGGGCCTGGGCAGGAAAAATGGCCCGACCAAAAAAATCGGGCCGGGCCTGGACACTTTTAAAAATGGCCCGGTTCGGCCCGGCCCGGCGATAAAACActgatataaaatataatatattaaaaaaaatttaagaaaccctaaaactaaagccccaaaccccccctcccccttccctcgctgagagccgccgccccccccaaaccccccccctctccctccctcgctgagagccgccgccccccccaaaccccccctccctttccctcgctgagagaccccccccttccctcgctgagagcctgaTAGCCGCTCCCTGTAGCCGGTTTCCCTGTAGTCGCCGCCTCCTCTCGGTATTGTCGCCTCTTCAACGACCGACCGGCGGCTCTTCGCGTCCTTCTCCCCCGGACGGCAACCTACGCGGCTCCGGTCACCGACTCACAGTCACCGGTaagatttttctcctcctcctcctcctcttcgagctcgaTCCCGGATggattttgttttgggtggaccGGTGGAGActggagagaaagagggaggagggatttggttggcttgatagttGATACACACGTCTGAACTATGAGGAAGGGAgtgatctttcatcccttctcttttttggttttggtcttggttttccttccctcacattgctccggttccagctgggccatcaggaagaaagatcgggggattggagatggacttcttgagggtggagattcttttaatcttCTCCTCTCGATTTCTTCTCCCCTGACCTGAGAATCTCAGGGAGCGGCTATCAGGCTGAGATGGGCTCCTGATctcccttttttgttttttttttttttgccggtTGGATggggctttatttttattatgataAATACTACCAGCCCAATTGCTAATGTTTCAATTTTGTATTTGTAGGTTTTGAGAGTTAGAAGATGCAAGGATGTTCTTCTACAGTTTTCTATTATGGAAGTGGCTTCAAGAATTATGATTACATTTACTTTTGAATGCACAAAGATGGATGTTTGTTATAATGTTAATGGGAcaatgtaatttgtattttgtcTAAATATGTAATTGTTTAAGTTTGTAGTTTTTATTGTTGGGTTGTAATTTTCATTTTTCAGCTGGACAATAATGTTTCatacattttattttctttctattggCTTGAAGAtgcaaattttttcttttttaatgtttGTAGATATATCCAAATTCCAAAGTTTGAAACCACCACCAACACTATCTATTTGAAATAGGCTAGTTATATGCTTAACATTAAGCAATTAATAATtggagaaataaaataaaggtaGAAAAATACATTCAGTTTTAGAGAGCCCATTAAGCTGTTGGGCCATGTTGGCCCATTTTtagattccaaaaaaaaaaaaaaaatcgggcctgtcgggtcgggcctgtcgggtcgggcctatcgggtcgggcctgtcgggtcgggtctgtcgggtcgggcctgggaccagatttataaggttgggtcgggcctggacaaaaatttaagcccgacagtcgggccgggccgggtctgGGCATAGCTATCGGGCCTAATTTTTGCTGTAGAGCCcgtcccgagcccggcccggcccgggttTTGATCACCTCTACTCCTCATAGTCGAGGGGAAGAAACTTTTTCTTCAGACGAAGCCTCATCTCTTCCCAATTGGTGATAGGAGGATGTCGGAGACGTCGCAGCTTCTCTTCGACACTGTGCCACCACACACGTGCTTGGCCCTTTAGTTTCATCCTAACAAATCGTACCCTGACTTCATTGGACATGCTGAACCAATTGAAGTAGTCTTCAAGGGACATCAACCAATTATGGAAGTGGGTTGGGTCCATGCTTCTGTTGTAGTCAGCAACCTCTATGCAAATCCGCTTCATGGCTTTGTCGGAGTCGATGCGCTCTCGCTGATTTTGCTGCACATAGGTGTTCCCAAAATTAATTCCCATGCGAGGATTATTTGGGGGAGGAACTTGGGGTCCTCTAGGGTGTCGTTGGGGGGGATGACCCCTAGGGGAGAAGGCCTTAATGTCGGGTTCTTCATCAAATGGCGTGTTTGAATTTTCTATAGGTTCAGCAACACCGGGGCCGTCTCCTTCATGATTTTGCTCGGAGAAGAGGCGATCCCAAACGGTGTCTACCATCCGATTCAAGGTAGCCACTTGTTGGGTGAGTTTATGCATGACCTCAGTAAGTTGTCTCTCCATATTATAGGGGCGTCCGTTGCGAGTGCTCATAGTGatcttcgctctgataccaaactgGCGTAGGCTGGATGTGGCAAAAGATCACGAACCTTAAATGATGGCGTTTtactctacttttttttttcttttctctctgatGGCAACTaagactctaatgaaaagaatgAAAACTCGTGGGAATTGGAAGACAAAGGATTAAAACTAACTAAGGTGGATGCGATGGATGCTAGCGGCAAGGGGAAACAAAGCTGAATTGGTGATGCGGTTGGATTGTTTGGATTTCAGGGTAGAAACTAAAGTCTAAAAATTATGTAGATGGTATAGATAAATGGAATAGGATTTGATGTTGATGAAAACTACAAAGAACAAGATAATTAAAGTAGAAATAAGAAGGATAACTATTGGACTAATGGAAGAGTCTCACCTCCAAAAGATCCAACCCGTTGAGAGGAAGGAGTCTCACCTTCTTCTCCAATTTTACTTGAAGTCTCACCAAGCACGTAGAGAATTCTCTCCCCACTGAAGAACACTTGAATGCTCAGAGATTTCTCAAAAATTTCGTGCTTTATTGATTTATCATACCTCTCCTTTTATAATGAAAGGTTGGCAAAAGATAAACTCTAGCAAACAGAATTTTAGAGAGTTTTAACCTAATTAGGACTTTGACTAAGTCTTCAAATCTCCTAAAGAGCAACGTGGCACCTCTCTTGGATAGTCTCTTGGTGGTGGATTGATCTCAAAACGTGAGGGACCCAACCGTCTGCAATGACCGAGTCCAATGAAAAGATCCTTCATGGACCAAGTCAAAGTTGGTTATTTGGCTTAATCCAATGTGACATGTGGCGACTCCTAATTAATCAAGACTAAATCAAGGACCATGCTTTGACTCAATCTAATTAAGGCGTTGGGACCCTAACTCAATGTAAATTTAATTACTTATTACATGGATTTAATCTCGCACATAACTATGCCCAATACAAACTAAGACTTAGCTAATTTCTTCGTGCCCCGATGGTTGTGAATCATGGTTCCACGCCTGCGTGGGGTTAAGGGGAATGCTCCTGCATCACTATGGTATCTCCCAACACGTATTTAATGCCGGCTAGCCAACTCTTGTAGGGAGCACAATTGGGTTAGAGGAACAAACAAGGAGGAGGGCTGGACTGatcgagagaaggagagaacgGGTTTAGGGTTCCGACGGCCATGACCCCTCCGGAGGACAACGCCGGcgaggcggcggcggccgaAGACGCGTCGTCTCAACCTGAGATGGCTCGCGCCCCCTCGCCAGAGATGGCCGCCGGCTGCGGCGGCGACGGACGCCCTGTATCGACTGTCCTCATCATCATAGGTACTTCCCTCGGCTTTTCCCCCTCTCTCTGTCGTTCTTGGGATTTGGTTTCCTGATTCGATCTTTTGGGGGTGCTTCGATTGGTAGCGATGCAGACGGAGGCGCTCCCCCTCGTCAACAAGTTCCAGCTCTCTGAGGACACCGATGGGTCCCTGTGAGTTCATATGGATTCTCTTTTGCTTTTGAAAGCGAGGAATTTGATTTGTGGATCTGATTGGTTTTTGTAATGAATAGAGATAGGAGTTAATTTCGCATAAATTGATGACTGCAGCTAAATTCTACCCGTTTAGATTAAATTTTGAGTGGACAGCTTGATAAGTCTATTTTGAGTAGTGATGCAAGCTTGAACTTCAATTAGATAGCTTAAAAAGGATTTAATCATTAAGGGCCTGTTGTGGAAGAATGAGGATGTTGAGGGATTGTGGATGATCATGGGTCCTTTCTAATCTTGGATGCTTGTGATGCCAAAAGTTGCTTGTTTAGATTGATTAGATATCTTAGAATCTGTGTATAATCTGTGGTAGAAAGTGTAACTATATAATGATTGACCTTGATTGAATCTGGACGGTTAGGTTTGATACAATATGTGATGAATAAAAACCTTGGTTGTTGCCTAGCGTAGTAGCTGCATAGCAGACACGCAATATTGGAAGCATGTGAATCAAGAACAACAAAACCATGATGAGGATAACTTATTTATTCTGGCCAGTTTATGATTAGTGCTATTCCTGTTCAGTTTAGTAGCTAAGTTCTTCATCATAAGGTTACAAAAGGTTAAGTTTGGGTTAGTTTCTTAAGGAGCGATTACTTGGATCATATAGGTCCCTTTGAAAAATTCCATGTCTTCATGTGTCTGCAGTCCCAAACAAGGTCCGCCGAACCAGTATCGAAACTCATATCGGTCGGCATACAAGTTGGTACGGTACCTGGTTTGGTATCATACCGACACAGTATGCTTGGGTGCCGGTTTCGGTACTGGTACCGGTCGGCAAGCGAGTCGGTACATTACCGGATTCGGTACccaatttttttaagtttttcaagtttgatttattggtaatcaattttttcaatgattttaagtataatttgatgttttttgatgttttcatGATCTCGGtataacctaaatgatgcatcttattattttaaaatgatacaaaatataaaatgattagtgagatgttgcatgctataagaagcaatatgaaatattctaaaatcaattagtgaggtaaaaaatataaaataatacaatcaattatatatatttaaaggaCAACATATATATCGATATTTAAAGTCTCGTTGAGTGGCGGTGCTTCTTGTAGATATTCGAATTattaacattgtcaggaggcaCATTAACCCATCTCTCTAACCAAGCGacgttgtagtcttgtatgttcaTCCTATAAGCAATACACTCTAGATTATAAGCACTTTTCGATTTCTTGCTGAAGCTCTAGTTCTGAGAATTGTCGTTTGGATGATAATATGGCTATGGAGAggcccatccgaatatgccgATAGTAAAATTCGATTCATAAGATATTTCAGGTTGCATAGGGTAGTAGCTATCGGAAGACGATGCAAcacaccatatccatatccgtataGGACATAGGTTGTCTATGGCTGCGGATAATAGGATCCAGTATACGACTCAAAATCTGATATATCTATACATCCTACTCCACGTGCGAGGTCATCTGAAACTATATCATGTCCTCCTGAATAATCTCGGCTCGCTGCCAGAATGTCTGTCTCGTCACCAAGTCCTTGATAGTGCTCCCTTCAGCGATGGCACTCGCAAATCTATTTTTTTGCCACTTGGGACTGACAAACATTTAATGTAGGGCTGCTTTTCTTTTAagaaggctatcaagtgcaacAAAGTTGGTAGCAAACCTTGTCACTCCTGGTCTCAACTTTCCCTACATATCTCCTCATATGTGATAGGATCCAtatatggttataaatatatctgGTGATGGTTTGGTTGTCTCTACTGTCTGTTGTACTCTATGAATTTTAGCAATGTCTATCAACACGAGGTCGATGTAATGCACAGCATATGGGATCCAGAAAATATGTGGCCGCCGCTTTATTAAGATCTTCTCGGCGGCCTTATATTATGGCCTATTATCAGTGATGACTTACACGACATTCTTCTCTCCTACTTGATTAATCACCTCCTCCATCAATTTGAGGATAGACTTGGCATCGTGCACCAAATCGGAATTATCAAACAACTTATGGAAGAAAGTCTTCATTTCACAATATGTCAAAAGTTTGATAATGCTCCGCCTAGTAGGACTGTCTAACCACACACATTACTGTCAGTCCATATATGGGCTACTTGCTCTTGTATGAGACAATCCACTTCTATAGCTCCTTATTATTGTAAGAATCTCACCATAGATGTTCTTCGGTCCTAAAGGATCTACACCAGGATTAGTAGCTTGTATGGAAAAATGATAGACTTATAGTACATATTATCTGCCACATTCGTTGGAATGTGGCTGAAGTAAAATCAAAATCCAATAACTCGCCATATATCTTTCTTGTTCCTCTTTAGCATGGTGTCAATCCTCTGCT
Proteins encoded in this window:
- the LOC120104333 gene encoding uncharacterized protein LOC120104333 → MGFIRESLSPCAIPALLTSKKDGSWRMCMDSRTINKITVKYHFLIPQLDDMLDLLHKAIIFLKLDLRSGYHQIKIRLGDEWKTTFKTKDGLFEWMVMPFRLSNAPNTFMRVMNQVLKPYIGRFVVVYFDDILIFSHSRVEHQQHLHHVLHTLRSEKLYINLKKCFFAEPQVSFLGFIISANGVSADPEKFKVFKSGLYSTTFMSKKLDDAKLRYSTYDIEFYAVVQTLQLVMYTDHNSLKHINSQKKLTARHARWIKVLQQFTFVLKHRPDAENHVADALSQKSHILTLLKAEVIGFDDLKILYPTDAQFQSIFAEVSAGDRRQHQKFSIHDGFLFRGTRLCVPELSLRDHIIRGVYGGGLAGHFGRDKTISMIED